GCGATGGTGATGAGCGCCGCAAACAGCGCGATGCGTCTGAGGAAACCGGGCGAAAGGATGGCCTCGTTCGGATCACGGGGTGGACGTCGCATGACGCTCCGGTCGCCCGGCTCAGCGGCGAGGGAGAGTGCGGGAAACGTGTCGGTGACCAGGTTGAGCCAGAGGATCTGCAGCGGCAGCAGCGGTTGCGGCATGCCGAGGATGCTGGCGCCCAGGATGACCAGCACCTCGGCGAGGTTGCAGCTGAACAGGTAGAAGACGAAGCGGCGGATGTTGTCGAAGATGACGCGCCCCTCTTCCACGGCGGCGCCGATGGTTTGAAAGCGGTCGTCACGCAGCACGACGCCTGCTGCCTCCTTGGCGACATCGGTGCCGCGCCCACCCATTGCGACGCCGATGTCCGCCTTCTTGAGAGCCGCGGCGTCGTTCACCCCGTCTCCCAGCATGGCGACGATCTCGCCGCGCTGCTGCAGCGCCTCGACGATGTGCAGCTTGTCCTCCGGACTGATCCGGCTGAGCGCAGCGATGCGACGCAGCTGTTCACGTGAGCGCGCCACTTCGTGCGCCTGCAGCTCGCGCGCGTCCAGGACCAGGTCATCCTCGCCCATGATGCCCAGCTCACGCGCGATCGCCTGCGCCGTCAGTTTCTGGTCGCCCGTGATCATGATCGTGCGGATGCCGGCCGCATGCAGCGCGTCGATCGTTTCACGCACGCCGGCGGCGGGTGGATCACTGATGCCGACGAGACCGGCGAATGTCAGCGGCGGGAGTTCCTGCGCGGTATCGACGGAGCGGCCTGCTGCAACGCTCACCCCGTGATCGTACGACCCGGCGTCGTCCGGCTGCCGGTGCAGCGGGACCGACGCCTGCGCAAGCGCGAGGACGCGCAGCCCGCGTGCGGCCATGTCGCGGTTGCGGACGAGGATCGCCTCGCGCGCGGCATCGTCGAGCTTCTCAGTGGGGTCGCCGATCGCATCGACGCAGGCTTCGACGACGCGAGCGGGCGCACCCTTCACGGCGACCAGTGTGTGATCGGTTTCGGAGTGGAAGCTCGCCATGAGCATCCGCTCGCTGGAGAACGGCATCTCACGGCTCCGCGGTGGCAGCGCATTCCGATCCAGGCCGGCCTTTTCGGCCAGCACGAGCAATGCGGCCTCGGTGGGGTCGCCGCGGATCGTCCAGCCGTCCTTTGCAGTGTGCAGCAGGTCAGCGTTGTTGGCGAGCGCGCCGACGCGCAGCGCCGACCGGAGTGCCGCATCGCGTTCGGCATCCACGGGTGTGCCATCCCGGAGTATGTCCCCCTCGGGGGTGTACCCCGCGCCGGTCACCTCGTACGTGCGTCCGGCGACCCACAGCTCGGTGACGGTCATCTCCCCGGCCGTGAGCGTGCCCGTCTTGTCCGTGCACACGACGGTGACGGAACCCAGTGACTCCACCGCGGGCAGTCTGCGAACGAGCGCGTTCCTCCTGGCCATGCGCGCGGTACCGATCGCCAGCGCAATCGTGGAGACCGCGGCAAGGCCTTCGGGCACGGCAGCGATTGCGAGCGCGATGGCTGTTTCCACGAGCTGGCCGACGGGCTCATCGCGGAGCATGCCCGCGACGATTACGGTAGCGGCAACGACGAGCGTGATCCCCACGAGACGACCGCCGAGCACGTCCAGCCGCCGCTCGAGGGGTGTGCGCTCAGCGTGGATGCCGGCGACCAGCCCACCGATATGGCCGACCTCCGTTGCATTGCCGGTCGCCGTGACGACGGCCCGAGCGGTGCCCGCGACGACGTTGGTCGACATGTAGATCGAGTTGATGCGCTCGGCGAGCGGCGTATCGGTCCCGAGCACCACGTCTGCCCGCTTGTCGACGGGCAGTGACTCGCCGGTGAGCGCGGCTTCGCTGGTGCGCAGCTCTGTCGCCTGCAGCAGGCGTGCGTCGGCGGGCACTGCCTGTCCAGCCTCGATCAGGATGACGTCGCCGGGAACGAGCGTGGTCGCCTCGATTTCACGCGCACGGCCATCACGCAGCACGGTCGCGTGTGGCACTTCCAGTGCGAGCAGCGCTGCCATGGCGCTGCGCGCACGCAGCTCCGTCACGAACCCGAGCGCGGCGTTGATGATCAGGACACCGAAGATGGCAATCGCTTCGATCGGATCGCCGAGCAGCCAGGCGACAGTCATGGCGGCGACGAGCAGCAGCACCACCACTCCGCGAAACTGCTCGAGCAGGATCCGCCACGCCGACGTGGGCCGGGCGAGGCGCAGCGAGTTGGGGCCGTATTCGTGGAGCCGCTGCTGTGCCTCCGCTTCACGCAGACCCTGGACACCAGTCGACAGCCGGTCCAGCAGTCCCTGGAGATCGGCCGCGTGCCAGTCGTCGGTCCGTGTCAGAGCCTCGCGCTCACCCGCAGCAGCGCTCAACGGCCGTGCTCCTCAGCGCCGGCTGCTCTCGCGACCGGTGACGTCCTGGGCGGAGATGCGAAAGAGCACCGTGCGGAACGCGAATGGATCGTCTTCGGCGAACGTGTCGGGGATGAGCGTGCGCAGCAGGCGGACCGCCTCGACCCACAGCTCCTGCTCCGCTTCTTCGATCACGTAGAAGCCGCCATGGATGAGGATGCTGCGCCAGTTGAAGAGGTCGTCGATCTCGCTGACTTCGAATGCGACCGGCCACCAGCGGTACTGGTTCTCCGCCAGCACCTCGTACTTCTGACCGTACGACGTGCGCCCGTAGAGCCACCCGTCCGAGTACACGTAGTTGACGGGCTGCACGTCCACGTTGTTGCCGACCGCGTAGGCGAGTCGCCCGATGCTGTTGCGCTCGAGGATCGCGTCGATCTCGTCCCTGTCCAGCTCACGGAACGTCGGCGCAGATGCGGACTGTGCCATCCACTCCTCCCCATGTCACCGGTGCGAGGCGGTTCTGCAGCGTGTGTGAAGATCGTGCATCATGCGGCCTGCCGGCCAGCCAGGCTGAGCGCGAACATCCCGTCGCTGTCCTGGCGCCATTCCAGCAGATCGAGTCCTGCTGCCGCGAACATCTCCTGCACCACCTGCCGGTCGTACTTGCAGGAGATCTCCGTACGGATCGTTTCACCCTTGCCCAGGTCGATCGTGCCGATGCCGGGCACGCTGACCGACTGCGCGGCCGTCGAGACGAGATGCATCTCGATGCAATGGACGTCGCGGTTGTACACGGCGCTGTGTCGAAACGCACCCGGGTCGAAGTCCGCGCCGAATTCGTCGTTCATCACCCGGAGGATGTTGAGGTTGAACTCGGCAGTGACGCCCCTGGCGTCGTTGTATGCGGCTTCCAGTGTCGCTGCGTCCTTGCGCAGGTCTACGCCGAGGATGAAGCGGTCGTCGGGCTGCATGACGTTGCCGACGCGGCGCAGCAGATCGACTGCGGCGTCGCGTGCGAAGTTGCCGATCGTGCTGCCAAGAAACGTGAGCAGCACCGGCCCCGGGAGTGAGCCGACCAGTTCCAGCGCACGGATGAAGGTTGCCGCGACCGGTCGAACGGTGAGACGCGGGTGCTCCTCACGCAGCCGCTCGGCGGTGTTTGCCAGGAATTCGGCGCTCACATCGATCGGTACATAGGTCACGCCACCTGTATCCGCATGCATGGCCGTGAGGAACGGCCGTGTCTTCAGGGCACTGCCGGCACCCAGCTCGACCAGTGACCGCGGACGATGGCGTTCGATCCAGGAGGGCACCTGGTCGGTGATCAGCGCCTGCTCGGCGCGCGTGAGGTAGTACTCCGGCAGGCGCGTGATCTCCTCGAACAGCCGGGAGCCGCGCTCGTCATAGAAGAGCCTGCTCGGCAGCTCCCTCTGCTCGCGGGCCAGGCCGGCGCGGATCTCGTCGAGAAGCTCCTGCCGCTCGTCGCTCAGCGTGCGCCCCCGGATTCGACGTCGCGCGCGAGCCGCACGCCCGTGAACTGCCACGTTGCTTCGGGCGGAAAGAAGTTGCGGTATGTGGGTCGGATGTGGCTGCGCGACGTCGCACAACTTCCGCCACGAAGCACGTACTGGTTGCACATGAACTTGCCGTTGTACTCGCCGACAGCACCGGGAGCAGTGCGGAAGCCGGGGTACGGCGCGTAGGAGCTGGACGTCCATTCCCACACGTCCCCGTACATCTGCCGCAGGCCGGCGGCTGGCGAAGCGACACCCGGGTGGTGGTGCCCATCGTCGACGAAATTGCCCGCCACCGCTACCGTTGCCGCGGCGACCTCCCACTCGGCTTCCGTCGGCAGGCGTGCGCCGGCCCCGCGCGCAAAGGCGTCCGCCTCGAAGTAGCTCAGGTGGCAAACCGGCTCATCCGCATTCACCTCACGCATGCCGCTGAGTGTGAACGTCATCCAGGTATCACCGTGCCGCTCCCAGTAGAACGGCTCGGCCCAGCCGTGCTGCTGCACCGTGGCCCACCCGAGGGAAAGCCACAGTTCCGGCCGCTGGTACCCGCCATCCCGCATGAAGTCGAGATACTCGCCGTTGGTGACCAGCCGGTCGGCCAGCGCGAAGGCCTCGACGAACTCGCGATGGCGCGGCTCCTCGTTGTCGTACGCGAAGTCGTCCCCCTGGTGACCAGTTTCGTACACGTCCGCATCGAAGCTCACCCATTGCAGCGGACGAGTGGCATGGGGCTCCTGTCGTCCGGGGATCGTGCGATACACGGGGCGCAGCGGATTGACGGAGAACACGTGCTTGATGTCCGTCAGCATCAGCTCCTGATGCTGCTGCTCGTGGTTCAGCCCGAGCGTGACGAGCTGGACCAGCGACGTCTGTGCGACCTCATCGAGGCCCTGGAGCAACCGCACCATTGCCTCGTCGACGTGCCTGCGGTAGGCCAGGACCTCCGCCACGGTCGGTCGCGAGATGTAGCCGCGCTGATCGCGGCAGTGGCGCTCGCCCGCCTGCTGGTAGTACGAGTTGAAGAGGTACAGGTACGTGTCGTGGAGCGGTGTGTAGCCGCGTGCGTGCTCCATCAGCACGAAGCGTTCGAAGAACCAGCTGGTGTGCGCCAGGTGCCACTTGGTGGGGCTCACATCGGGCATCGACTGCACGACCATGTCCTCCGGCGCGAGCCCCTCGACCAGGTGCTCCGTGAACGCGCGCACCGCCATGTAGCGTCTGGCGAGTGTGGAATCGGCGGCCGCTGCTGTCGGGCTCCCGGAGCCCGGCGTGGACAGGGTGGCTTCCGTCGTTGCCATTGCAGTCTCCTCGTGAGTTACCAGGCTGGTGACGTCCGCTGGAAGCGTCGCTCAGACTGTCGTGTAGCCCCCGTCGATGAGGTAGTACCCGCCAGTGATGAACGAGGCATCACTCGACAGCAGGAAGCAGACGAGCGGCGCGATTTCTTCTGCTCTTCCCAGGCGCCCCAGCGGGTGTCGCGCAACGAGTTGCTTCCTCGTGTCGGACGGCAGATCCGCCAGCAGCGGTGTATCGATGTAGCCCGGGCCGACGCAGTTGATCCGCAGCCCCTGTGGACCGTACTCGGCGGCCGCGTTCCTGGTGAGGCCGACCACACCGTGCTTGGCTGCGGTATACGCGCCGTTGCCGATGGCAGCCACCGCTCCATGGATCGACGCCATGTTCACGATTGCGCATTCCCCGGCACCGGCATCGAGCATCGCAGGGATCTGGTAGCGCATGCCGTAGAGCACCCCGTTCAGGTTGATGTCGATCACGCGGTTCCACTCGTTGATGTCGGTCTCGCCCGCAGGTGCGGGCGCACCGCCGATGCCCGCATTGTTCACGGCATAATGGAGCGCACCGTACATTTCGATGGCGTGGCGCACGACCTTGTCGGCGTCCTCAGGGCTCGCTGTGTCCTGCCGGAACGCGCTGGCCAGGCCGCCGGCTTCCGAGATCTCCCGCGCAACGCGTTCGGCCGATTCGAGATTGATGTCCGAAAGGACGACACTCGCACCCTCCCGCGCGAGTCGCTTGCCGATCGCCTCGCCGAGTCCTGACCCGCCGCCTGTCACCAGTGCGACCTTGCCATCGAACATCCCCATCAGCGCCTCCGCGTGCCTGAGCCGATTGTCAGTGGTCTTCCGCCCCATCCGGGTCGTTGCCGGGTGAAAGAATGGGGCCAGTGGAACGTGGAGGCAGAGCCTTCCCTCGGAGCTCGAGCGTTCCGGGTCGCGGGGCAGCTCTGGAACTGTGCGGGAGGCCTGGAGGCCGGAAGACGATGGGCGAGGCGAGCGGCGATCCGGCAGCAGGCGCTGATCCGGGGCAGGTGACGGATCGCGACTGGCGCTGCGTCAGCGGTATGGAACAGAAACGGCCACCCGTGGGTGGCCGTTTCATTTCTGCCTCGTGCGAGAGGCCCCGAGCGGATTCGAACCGCTGCATGAGGGATTTGCAGTCCCTTGCCTTACCAGCTTGGCTACGGGGCCGAAGCAAGAGCGGGAAACCGGGCTCGAACCGGCGACCTTCACGTTGGCAACGTGACGCTCTACCAACTGAGCTATTCCCGCGCGATGCAACCTGAACTACGGGTCCGGTGACCGGAGCCACCAGTACTCTCAGTGCCCTGCGAAGTCGCCGCAGGCAACTGAGCTATTCCCGCGCGATGCAACCTGAACTACGGGTCCGGTGACGTGGCCACCGAGCTGAAAAAGCTACCGATTCCGCGCTTTTCCGTCAACCTCACACCGCACCGATCGCGACTCTGTACAGCGCCTCGTAGGACCGCGCGGAAGCGTCCCAGGAGCGGTCGAGGCGCATGCAGCGACGCCGCAGGGCGTCCCAGCCGCGCGCACGCCAGACCTTTCGTGCTCGCGCCACCGCGGCCACGAGCGAGGGCGCGTCGGGTTCCTCGAACAGGAAGCCGGTCCGGCCGTCCTCGACGGTGTCGATCAGCCCGCCCGTCGCGCGTGCAATCGGGGGCGTGCCGTAGCGCTGTGCGATCATCTGTCCGAGGCCGCACGGCTCGTAACGCGACGGCATCAGGAAGAAGTCCGCCCCGGCGTAGATGCGGTGAGCCAGGGCGTCGTCGAAGCGGAAGATCGCGGCGATGCGACCGGGGTGTGCGCGCTCGACGGCGGCGAGCGCGGACTCCGTCATGGAATCGCCGTCACCGAGCACGACGAGGTTCACCCCCTGCTGCAGCAGTGCATCGAGGCCATCCACCACGATGTCGATGCCCTTCTGATGCGCGAGTCGCGTGACCATGGCGAGCACCGGCCCTCCGTCGCCGAGGCGCAGCTCCTCGAGCAGTGCGGTCCTGCACCCGTCCTTGCGTGAGAGCGTGCTGACGCCGTAGCGCACGGCGAGTGCATCGTCGCCTGCGGGGTTCCACACGCGCGTGTTGATGCCGTTCAGGATTCCGGTGAGAGCCCGCCTGCGGAACCGCAGCAGTCCGTCCAGCCCGGCACCGAATGGTGGTGTCTGGATCTCGCGTGCGTACGTGGGCGACACCGTGACCACGCGATCGGCGAGCGAGATGCCGGCCTTCATGAACGACACCTGTTCGTGGAACTCGACACCGTTCTCGGTGCGGTACAGCTCCGTGGGCACCCCTACGGATGGCAGCAGGGCGCGATCGAAGTTGCCCTGGTACGCGAGATTGTGGATGCCGAACACGGTGGGGATGTTGATCTCGTCGATCAGCTCGTAGACCGGTACGAAGCCGGTCTGCCAGTCGTTCGCGTGCATGACGTCGGCGCCCCAGGCCGCTGCATACGCGACGACCGCGCGGGAAAAGAACGCGAAGCGACGGCCCGGCCCGAGGGGATCGAAGAACGGCATCTCGTAGGGGCCGAACTGCTCGAAGAATTCGGGCGCGTGCGCGAGCACGGCGGGCGCGACGCCGGCCGGGTCGTGCAGGTGAAAGCGCACGTCGCGACCACCGCCCGGCCACGGCACGTGCAGTGTCCGCTCGAGCGGGAGCGTAGCGGTGCGCGCGCGCAGGTGCGCGTACGCGGGCACGATGATGCGGACCTCGTGGCCGAGGGCGTGCAGCGCGTCGGGGAGGGAGCGTGCGACGTCGCCGAGTCCGCCTGTCTTGTAGTACGGAATCGCCTCTGCGGCGGCGAGCAGTACCTTCATGAAGCGCGACGCACGGCGCTTCGCATCGGGCGGCGGACGCGCATGGCGCGCGTGAGCGCCCAGCCGAGGAAGCCGGCGGCGGCGGCGGCGTGGACGCCACGTGCGGCGTCGCCCGTATCGACGTCGTACGCGTCGCATGCAATGCCGCCCGGCAGGCGCAACCGCTGTATGAGCGCCTGCGCGTCCTGGCTGCGGTCGGCAAGCAGGTCGGCGCACAGTGCGGCGAGGACCGCATGATCCGGATCGCGGCGGGACGCCTCTCCCGGAAACGCCCGCTCACCGTGCCAGAGCGGGTAGCGACGGGAACGCAACAGGCTCATCGTGTCGGTCCACACCGGATCATCGAACTCGCAGAATTCGAGGAATGGCAGCAGCCGGAGGCTGCCCACCGGATCGTCGTAGATTGCCGCATCGCGCTCGAGGTCGGTCGAGCAGGCGAGCACGTTGCTGCCCTCGACCTCCACCGTGCAGCGGCTCCAGATGGTACCCGCCAGCTCGTCGGCTGCGTTCTGCAGTCGCGGCGGATCCGGGAGCGCCCAGATGCGGTCGAGTGCACGGACGAACGCCCAGAGCAGCACGTTGTCCCAGGTCACGTACGGCTGGTCCGCAGGCGCTCCATCCGGCAGCACCTCACCCCGCGCGAGGAAGATCTCCGGGTGAAGCCGTGAAAAAAGCAGCTCATCGATGTCGCGCAGCCCATCCTGGATGGTGGGCTCGTCCAGCACTGTTGCATCCTCGGTCGTCGCCACGTACTGATCGACGGCGATGCCGTACGCGCACAGGTTCGCCACACTGAGCCCCGGATCGAGCACGGCTCCGTTCACGTAGCGTGCATGGAACCCCGGCCGGTCGGAAAACAGCTCATAGATGCGGAGCAGCAGCTCACGCGCAAGCTGCGGGTCCGTCTCGCAGAGCGCGGGCAGCGTCCAGAGCAGCGCCTCGCGCTCGCTCACGACGGCGGTCTCACCGTGCAGCGGTGAGCGCGACGCCAGCGGGTAGATGAAGTCGTCGTCCACCCCACGCGCCACCCCGCAGTAATAGTTGAACGTCAGGTTCCGGTTCAGCAGCTCCGACAGTGCAACCTGGTCGCTGCGGCGCGCGAGGCGTGCAAGCTCCAGGCGCGCGTTGCGCAGCAGCTGCTGCGCCCCGAGGCGTGCCATCCGCCCTGCTGTCGCAAGGGCGCCGTCACGCTCCGGGGCAACGCCGATGTGCACGGCGAGGCGTGCGCGACCGCCGGGTCGCAGCCGCAGCGTGCCGAGAGCACGAAAGGTGATCGGCACCCCATTGTGGACGGTGTGGGCTTCGCCCGGGACAGAGGCGCGGCGGCCGACGCCGGCGTCGGCGATCTCGTAATGCACGTCGCTGCCTTCCACGCACAGGCCGAGCGCAGCACCCGACGCGATCGGGCCCGCTTCCAGTGCAATGCCCGGGTGTCGCGAATCGCCCTCGCTGATGCGGTTCGGCGCGTGCAGCGGACGCGGCGTACGGATGTGAAGCTGCGACCAGGCCCACACCCCCTCGACCCCGACCTGGAGAGTCTGCTCGATGTTGGCGTGGTTTTCGAGCTCGAAGAGGAGCACGGCACCGCGCACGATCGGATCGTAGCCTCCGGGCCCGAATGCCGTCACCCGCAGCGAGAGATCGGGAAACGGGTCCGCGCGGTACTGCGGAATCCAGCGGTCGACGCGCTCGTGCGTGAAGCGTCCCGTCGCGAGCGGTTCGCCCGCGCGCATCACGACCGGTCGCAGGAGGCCGGGGCCGTCCTCGGTGCCGGTGTTGCAGCTCCACTCGAGGAGGCCGCCGAGACCTGCATGCAGCACGTTCACGCGCTGCACCGCCGCCTCGTCATCGAGGCAGAGGGTCACGTAATGATTTCCCGTGATTTCCCAGGCCATGGTGGTCACCCGCGGATCGTCCCCGCCGCCCCGCGGAAGATGCGGGACGGTCTGCCGGCCGCAAGGGATGGGTGCATTTCCCGGGCCCTGCAATAGCAGGAATTTCGCTTGACGCCGCGCGCGGGCGGCCGGTATACTGGACCGAATCTCCGGGCTGAAAAAGCATTGTGCTTCTTGTATTTCCGCCCGAGTCCCCGAATGGCACCGACCGAAGAGGGTGAGGCTGTCGCAGCGGCGCTGGCGCTGCCCTTCCCGCCCGGCGGGCACGTCGCAGGGGATCAGAACCGCGGGGTCCGGGGATCCGGCCCGCCCTTCCACATCAATCCGAGGTCATCCATGGGTTTGCACGTTCGCAGGGCTCTGGTCTTTGCGTTCGCCTGGCTCGTACTCGGCGCAAGCGCCGCCTGGGCGCAGACCGGCGCGATCGTCGGCCGGGTAACGTCTGCGTCGGGCCTGTCGCCGATCGCATCCGCACTGGTGGAAGCACAGTCGGAGGATGGGCGCACGGCCGGTTCTGCAATCACCGACGGTGACGGGCGGTTCCGGATGATCGGCGTGCCGGCGGGCACGTACACGGTTCTGTTCAGTGCAGTCGGTCACACGGACCAGCGGGTGCCGAACGTGACGGTCTCTGCAGGCGGTACCGCGGTGGCGGATGCATCGCTTGCCGTGCAGGCGTTCGATCTCGACCCGGTCCAGGTCACGGCCAGCCGTGGCGTCATCGAAAAGGCAGTGGACGCGCCCGCGCACGTGGAAGTGCGCGGTGAACAGGAGCTCGACGTCCGCCCGACCGTAACGCCCGCGGACCACCTGCG
Above is a genomic segment from Longimicrobiales bacterium containing:
- a CDS encoding HAD-IC family P-type ATPase: MSAAAGEREALTRTDDWHAADLQGLLDRLSTGVQGLREAEAQQRLHEYGPNSLRLARPTSAWRILLEQFRGVVVLLLVAAMTVAWLLGDPIEAIAIFGVLIINAALGFVTELRARSAMAALLALEVPHATVLRDGRAREIEATTLVPGDVILIEAGQAVPADARLLQATELRTSEAALTGESLPVDKRADVVLGTDTPLAERINSIYMSTNVVAGTARAVVTATGNATEVGHIGGLVAGIHAERTPLERRLDVLGGRLVGITLVVAATVIVAGMLRDEPVGQLVETAIALAIAAVPEGLAAVSTIALAIGTARMARRNALVRRLPAVESLGSVTVVCTDKTGTLTAGEMTVTELWVAGRTYEVTGAGYTPEGDILRDGTPVDAERDAALRSALRVGALANNADLLHTAKDGWTIRGDPTEAALLVLAEKAGLDRNALPPRSREMPFSSERMLMASFHSETDHTLVAVKGAPARVVEACVDAIGDPTEKLDDAAREAILVRNRDMAARGLRVLALAQASVPLHRQPDDAGSYDHGVSVAAGRSVDTAQELPPLTFAGLVGISDPPAAGVRETIDALHAAGIRTIMITGDQKLTAQAIARELGIMGEDDLVLDARELQAHEVARSREQLRRIAALSRISPEDKLHIVEALQQRGEIVAMLGDGVNDAAALKKADIGVAMGGRGTDVAKEAAGVVLRDDRFQTIGAAVEEGRVIFDNIRRFVFYLFSCNLAEVLVILGASILGMPQPLLPLQILWLNLVTDTFPALSLAAEPGDRSVMRRPPRDPNEAILSPGFLRRIALFAALITIATLGAFLYALQRDDPDRAVTIAFMTLALAQAFHLGNARSRTHVLGWGRMIANRWAIAAVLLTVALQFLALYFAPLARLLDVVPLTREDWMIVVPAALMPAVIGQLIGWLSREREGAERAPT
- a CDS encoding pyridoxamine 5'-phosphate oxidase family protein, with protein sequence MAQSASAPTFRELDRDEIDAILERNSIGRLAYAVGNNVDVQPVNYVYSDGWLYGRTSYGQKYEVLAENQYRWWPVAFEVSEIDDLFNWRSILIHGGFYVIEEAEQELWVEAVRLLRTLIPDTFAEDDPFAFRTVLFRISAQDVTGRESSRR
- the egtD gene encoding L-histidine N(alpha)-methyltransferase, whose product is MAVHGRAARARRRIRGRTLSDERQELLDEIRAGLAREQRELPSRLFYDERGSRLFEEITRLPEYYLTRAEQALITDQVPSWIERHRPRSLVELGAGSALKTRPFLTAMHADTGGVTYVPIDVSAEFLANTAERLREEHPRLTVRPVAATFIRALELVGSLPGPVLLTFLGSTIGNFARDAAVDLLRRVGNVMQPDDRFILGVDLRKDAATLEAAYNDARGVTAEFNLNILRVMNDEFGADFDPGAFRHSAVYNRDVHCIEMHLVSTAAQSVSVPGIGTIDLGKGETIRTEISCKYDRQVVQEMFAAAGLDLLEWRQDSDGMFALSLAGRQAA
- the egtB gene encoding ergothioneine biosynthesis protein EgtB, which produces MATTEATLSTPGSGSPTAAAADSTLARRYMAVRAFTEHLVEGLAPEDMVVQSMPDVSPTKWHLAHTSWFFERFVLMEHARGYTPLHDTYLYLFNSYYQQAGERHCRDQRGYISRPTVAEVLAYRRHVDEAMVRLLQGLDEVAQTSLVQLVTLGLNHEQQHQELMLTDIKHVFSVNPLRPVYRTIPGRQEPHATRPLQWVSFDADVYETGHQGDDFAYDNEEPRHREFVEAFALADRLVTNGEYLDFMRDGGYQRPELWLSLGWATVQQHGWAEPFYWERHGDTWMTFTLSGMREVNADEPVCHLSYFEADAFARGAGARLPTEAEWEVAAATVAVAGNFVDDGHHHPGVASPAAGLRQMYGDVWEWTSSSYAPYPGFRTAPGAVGEYNGKFMCNQYVLRGGSCATSRSHIRPTYRNFFPPEATWQFTGVRLARDVESGGAR
- a CDS encoding glucose 1-dehydrogenase, with translation MGMFDGKVALVTGGGSGLGEAIGKRLAREGASVVLSDINLESAERVAREISEAGGLASAFRQDTASPEDADKVVRHAIEMYGALHYAVNNAGIGGAPAPAGETDINEWNRVIDINLNGVLYGMRYQIPAMLDAGAGECAIVNMASIHGAVAAIGNGAYTAAKHGVVGLTRNAAAEYGPQGLRINCVGPGYIDTPLLADLPSDTRKQLVARHPLGRLGRAEEIAPLVCFLLSSDASFITGGYYLIDGGYTTV
- a CDS encoding glycogen/starch synthase, which encodes MKVLLAAAEAIPYYKTGGLGDVARSLPDALHALGHEVRIIVPAYAHLRARTATLPLERTLHVPWPGGGRDVRFHLHDPAGVAPAVLAHAPEFFEQFGPYEMPFFDPLGPGRRFAFFSRAVVAYAAAWGADVMHANDWQTGFVPVYELIDEINIPTVFGIHNLAYQGNFDRALLPSVGVPTELYRTENGVEFHEQVSFMKAGISLADRVVTVSPTYAREIQTPPFGAGLDGLLRFRRRALTGILNGINTRVWNPAGDDALAVRYGVSTLSRKDGCRTALLEELRLGDGGPVLAMVTRLAHQKGIDIVVDGLDALLQQGVNLVVLGDGDSMTESALAAVERAHPGRIAAIFRFDDALAHRIYAGADFFLMPSRYEPCGLGQMIAQRYGTPPIARATGGLIDTVEDGRTGFLFEEPDAPSLVAAVARARKVWRARGWDALRRRCMRLDRSWDASARSYEALYRVAIGAV